The Rhodamnia argentea isolate NSW1041297 chromosome 7, ASM2092103v1, whole genome shotgun sequence genome contains the following window.
GTTTACTACCACCAATTAGATTACAACAAAAGCGCATAAGGCGACATGAGTTTAACCCCTTACAGAGAAACTATACACATGTAACAAGCTAATAATCATTCAATCACGACAGACTTATCCGTTACCATCAGCACTTATGAAACAGATGACTCCAGATCATCAGGCTTTATCTCCTCTTTCAGCGAGTGACAGTGCATTTCCCGTGTAAAACTGGTGGTTGTGTCCAAGAAATAAAGAACACATGACATCATGACGCAGCAGACAAACATCGGTATCGGCCCGAAGATCCAGAGGAAGAGAGGAAACGACACATAGAATGCCCGTAATCCCAAGGACCAAAAGAAGCTTCCCCGGTTCAAGTTCCGGGCGGCGTATTCAATGGAATCCTTTTTGCCTTTGGATGTGGGCAAGGTGGCCAAGAAACTGACATGAGCGTAGTATCTGATGGACTGCACATTGCAGAGGAAAGCCACAAGGAAGCATACGAGTATAGCAAAGTACTTTATAGAAGTGATTATAGCGGTCTGGTTGCCATAAACCAGTTGCGAAGCAGCAGTAGAGCTGGTTGAGCTGCTTACGAAAACACTGATCAGCGAACTGAGTGTGATTGCCGTCGTTGCCAAGAGCGTTGATGCCATAATATTGTTGCGTATTGTCTGGACTGCCAAAACACCATTCTTCAGGGGATCCTGAAACACCGAAATGGATGTAGCGCTTCAAAAGGTCAGATATGAATCACATCATAATGGCACAACTGCAAACCAGCTGATATTTCTCAAGGTTCAATTTTCCGTACTAGAGTTTGGAGTTGATTGGAATATACTTTGTAAAATCCAAATTGGGTCATGCTCTCACATTGAACAGAGATATACATGCATGACCAATGACTATGTCGATTGGAAAGAAACACAGCTGTGCCCCAAACAACAGACATCGGCATCCAATTACCATATTCAATCCTCTGATCTAGAGAAATATGCTTTTGCCTTGTTCTGCTCCTCCTCTCTTGTAACTTACCAATGATGCTTTGGGTAAAAGAAAGATAGCTGACAACAAGACAGTGCAGGGATCACAGGTTGAGCATTTTTCCATAGATGAAAGAGCAGCATAAAcaagttgattttttctttcacaATCCTAATAACATATGAACAGTGAGTTCAGATATTCTTTCTGAATCTGTTATGCACTCCTCCCGACAGTACAAAACACGCTAAGTTTTCTGTTTAGTGGCCAAAAACCAGGCGCTATTGGACCGGCAAAATTTAACTTATCTATGAAGCAGAACCAAAGGTTCAACTGTCTGCAAAGCAGAACCGAAGGCAATCATGAACTAAACCATACGTTGTCACGTTCATTTCCTCCCAAGATTTAATTTGTCGAAATATGCGTCCGAAGCGCATTTGCCTATAATGCAACTCTCAACAAGTAATCTGAGGGGGAGAAAAGGACTACTAGTAGAAGAAGCACACCAAGTTTTGGAGCTACTCTTTCTGAGCTGATCAACGGCAATTGCTTTCTCACACATGTAGTACTTACTGGCCTCTCACATAGTTTGAGCTCGACATGAATTACAGCAAAGGCATACACCAAGTTCACCTTTTTTCCCCCTAAACACAGAGCCCTGCTTGTGCCCATTACCGAGGACTCGTAAACTCCAAACACCCATTGAGCGAAACAACAGTGGGATGACCCGGAATCATAAGCACAGAGCTGGGATGAGCCCAAACGGATGAACAAACGAAGCGAAGCTCTACTCGTTCAAGTGAAAATCGTTGGTtagagggggagggagggagagggagagagagagagagagagagagagagactgacgGTCATGAGAGAGTGAACCCACTGGTGGCGAGACTCGGCGTTGAGGCCAACGACGGTGCGCCTAGGGTTCCGAACGATGGTGACCAGTAGCCACGCGTGGTACGCCCCCACTATCAGCAGCCCGAGCGGCACCAGCACGTAGTCcactctctcttcctccattttctctCCTCTGTGCGCGAGCCTGTGTGATCGGCGATACAGAAACAGTGAAATGGGGATTCACAGAGTAAGGCAAGGGAAAGGTTAACGACACGACGGTAACAGAGAAGGCGAGGTGATCCTCTGCTCTGCTTCAATGCAGCCAAGCCAAAAAGGTAGGGAAAAGTTGACcatttttaagttttctttattttggctTTCAACCGTAATGTCAATGACGACGATGCTGATTAGGGCGCGCATAATAAGCATTTTTATCACTGCCCACTGCCGCCAACCACTGCCGCCTGCCGACTTCCGCCGGCCGCCCTCGCCCACCTCCGACCATCATCGACCCAATCGCCACTCAGGGCCAG
Protein-coding sequences here:
- the LOC115734660 gene encoding uncharacterized protein LOC115734660, which translates into the protein MEEERVDYVLVPLGLLIVGAYHAWLLVTIVRNPRRTVVGLNAESRHQWVHSLMTDPLKNGVLAVQTIRNNIMASTLLATTAITLSSLISVFVSSSTSSTAASQLVYGNQTAIITSIKYFAILVCFLVAFLCNVQSIRYYAHVSFLATLPTSKGKKDSIEYAARNLNRGSFFWSLGLRAFYVSFPLFLWIFGPIPMFVCCVMMSCVLYFLDTTTSFTREMHCHSLKEEIKPDDLESSVS